The following nucleotide sequence is from Mesobacillus jeotgali.
GGTTGGCGGAGATCAATCAATCCGGAAGATTGTCGATACCTTTTATCCAAAGGTATACGAAAATGAGGAACTCAGCCCCTTGTTCGAGGGCGATATGGAGGAAATCAAGCGGAAGCAGTGGATGTTCCTCACGCAGCTGACCGGCGGCGGTGCCCTTTACAGCGAGGAATTCGGGCCGCCTAATATGAGGGTGCGGCATATGCCATTCGAAATTACACCGGTTCGCGCCCAGGCATGGCTGAAGCTGATGCACGAAACATTGACGGAAACAGGCTTGATTGAAACCGACGGCGGGAAGGCCCTGTTCGAGCGTCTGAGCCAGATTGCACCTATTATGATCAACAGACAATAAGGAGGAATTTTACGATGGAAAAACAGTCACTGAAACAATACCAGGAATTCAGCGAAGAACGTTTTACGAAAAGAATTGTATTTAAAAAAGGTGACAGCACCGTGTTCCTGCTGAACTTCATGCCCGGACAGGAGCTGCCTAAGCATAAGCATCCAGGTACAGAAGTGTTCATTTTAACCATGCAGGGCG
It contains:
- a CDS encoding globin; translation: MEIKTIYEAVGGDQSIRKIVDTFYPKVYENEELSPLFEGDMEEIKRKQWMFLTQLTGGGALYSEEFGPPNMRVRHMPFEITPVRAQAWLKLMHETLTETGLIETDGGKALFERLSQIAPIMINRQ
- a CDS encoding cupin domain-containing protein translates to MEKQSLKQYQEFSEERFTKRIVFKKGDSTVFLLNFMPGQELPKHKHPGTEVFILTMQGEGTFIVDGEEVVAAANETVHLGGTEELAYKNTGSEPVSLYVMLNKIPDERFAQNI